Proteins encoded together in one Fibrobacterota bacterium window:
- a CDS encoding APC family permease: protein MPNGAPPSRIKWLKEAVFGRALDPTSRTAFHSIALAAFFAWVGLGSDGLSSSAYGPEEAFLALNGHDHLAILIAIASAFTVMVISASYSQLIEVFPSGGGGYLVASKLISPAAGMISGCALIIDYILTITISIASAADAVFSFLPPEWAAYKLQFAIVVLVGLTILNMRGAKETVTPLVPVFLVFVISHAFAIAYALITHAFDFPAVAAETAQQAARSRSELGSFGLIYLLLKAFSMGAGTYTGIEAVSNGLNILREPRVKTGKRTMLYMAVSLAFTVFGLTLSYLLFHVQHVPGKTLNAVLFEAMSGAWPGSTGKWFTTVCLLSEALILFAAAQAGFMGGPRVLANMALDKWFPTRFSLLSDRLVSQNGIFLMGVAAVVTLVLTRGEVKYLVVLYSITVFVTFVLSQWGMVRHWLNNRTTLAHWRRKLAVNALGLALCSFILVAVTLLKFKQGGWITLVITGLLIALAAAIKGHYNFVQRVLSKMDNLVAIARAKEAPGMPVAGNVVEIGADDKELPQAKASVLSPAASALPPLGAPAFDPKAKTAVLLVNGFNGLGLHSLLAIIRMFGGIFKNFVFLEVGVIDAGSFKGVEEVENLRNHVQEGLNEYVEFVRRNGLHGEGAMTLSPDVVEGSGELSGKIAERYPQAVFFMGQLVFPEETLFSRLLHNNTVFAVQRRLYHQGLPFIILPIRINLKKR from the coding sequence ATGCCCAACGGTGCCCCTCCCTCCCGGATCAAATGGCTTAAAGAAGCGGTCTTCGGCCGCGCCCTCGATCCGACCAGCCGGACCGCATTCCACAGCATCGCCCTGGCGGCTTTCTTCGCCTGGGTCGGGCTCGGTTCCGATGGGCTATCCTCTTCGGCCTATGGCCCCGAGGAAGCCTTCCTGGCCCTCAACGGCCATGACCATCTCGCCATCCTGATCGCCATCGCATCCGCGTTCACCGTCATGGTGATCAGCGCCAGTTATTCCCAACTCATCGAGGTCTTCCCCAGCGGCGGCGGCGGCTATCTGGTCGCCAGCAAGCTGATCTCCCCGGCCGCGGGCATGATCTCCGGTTGCGCGCTCATCATCGATTACATCCTCACCATCACCATCTCCATTGCCAGCGCCGCCGATGCGGTGTTCAGTTTCCTGCCGCCGGAATGGGCCGCGTACAAACTGCAGTTCGCCATCGTCGTGCTCGTCGGCCTCACCATCCTGAACATGCGGGGCGCCAAGGAAACGGTAACGCCCCTGGTGCCCGTGTTCCTCGTCTTCGTGATCTCCCATGCCTTCGCCATCGCCTATGCGCTCATCACGCACGCCTTCGACTTCCCGGCGGTGGCCGCCGAGACCGCCCAACAGGCGGCCCGCTCGCGGTCCGAGCTCGGATCATTCGGCCTGATATACCTGCTCTTGAAAGCCTTCAGCATGGGCGCGGGCACCTACACCGGCATCGAGGCCGTCAGTAACGGCCTGAACATCTTGCGCGAGCCCCGGGTGAAAACGGGGAAGCGCACCATGCTTTACATGGCCGTCTCCCTTGCCTTCACGGTTTTCGGGCTCACCCTCTCCTACCTGCTCTTCCACGTACAACACGTTCCCGGGAAAACCCTGAACGCCGTTCTCTTCGAAGCCATGTCGGGCGCTTGGCCGGGCTCCACGGGGAAGTGGTTCACGACCGTCTGCCTGCTCTCGGAAGCCTTGATCCTGTTCGCGGCGGCCCAGGCGGGGTTCATGGGCGGGCCCCGCGTGTTGGCCAACATGGCCCTCGACAAATGGTTCCCCACGCGTTTCAGCCTGCTGAGCGATCGCCTGGTAAGCCAGAACGGGATTTTCCTGATGGGCGTCGCGGCGGTGGTCACCCTGGTGCTCACCCGCGGCGAGGTGAAATACCTGGTGGTGCTTTACAGCATTACCGTATTCGTGACCTTCGTGCTCTCGCAATGGGGCATGGTGCGGCATTGGCTCAACAACCGCACGACTCTGGCCCATTGGCGGCGCAAGCTTGCCGTGAACGCCCTCGGCCTCGCCCTCTGCTCCTTCATCCTGGTCGCCGTCACCCTGCTCAAGTTCAAGCAAGGCGGTTGGATTACCCTCGTCATCACCGGCCTCCTCATCGCATTGGCCGCAGCCATCAAGGGCCATTACAACTTCGTGCAACGGGTCCTCTCCAAAATGGACAACCTGGTCGCCATCGCCCGCGCCAAGGAAGCCCCGGGCATGCCGGTGGCGGGCAACGTGGTGGAGATCGGCGCGGACGATAAGGAACTCCCCCAAGCCAAGGCTTCCGTGCTCTCCCCCGCCGCGTCGGCATTGCCTCCGCTGGGCGCCCCCGCTTTCGATCCCAAGGCCAAGACGGCGGTACTGCTGGTGAACGGCTTCAACGGCCTGGGCCTCCACTCGCTGCTGGCCATCATCCGCATGTTCGGCGGCATCTTCAAGAATTTCGTCTTCCTCGAGGTGGGCGTAATCGACGCCGGCAGCTTCAAGGGCGTGGAGGAAGTGGAGAATCTCCGCAACCACGTGCAGGAAGGATTGAACGAATACGTCGAGTTCGTGCGCCGCAACGGGCTGCACGGCGAAGGCGCCATGACCCTGTCGCCGGACGTGGTGGAAGGCAGCGGGGAGCTATCCGGCAAGATCGCGGAACGCTACCCGCAGGCGGTGTTCTTCATGGGGCAGCTGGTGTTCCCGGAAGAGACATTGTTCTCGCGGTTGCTGCACAACAATACCGTGTTCGCGGTGCAACGGCGGCTCTACCATCAGGGCCTCCCGTTCATCATCCTGCCCATCCGGATCAATCTCAAGAAGCGCTGA
- a CDS encoding cyclic nucleotide-binding domain-containing protein: MITLRQYAPGEAIIREKEIGECAYIIEKGRVEITREKEGKSAHIAFLDAGMTFGEMSMVDDLPRSATVTAVEETMVREVHRDNLYENLTSNPETMIKLLKGIFERLRIANTTIARLKEEIKAAGGEKPAISEAAIPETAQFLFHRGAGKSEFARAQPGSVKSVRIEGLTPRAVESLTGSQSTFAALPIKVGRKTNDPMVHNHLEIADRDPLQISRHHVSIVQEGDKVGVLDRGSHLGASVDDERIGGKSESPGPVFFKGDGGVLVLGTDKSPYRYKVSIER; the protein is encoded by the coding sequence ATGATCACCCTGCGCCAATACGCCCCTGGGGAAGCCATTATCCGCGAGAAAGAGATCGGGGAGTGTGCTTATATCATCGAGAAAGGCCGCGTGGAGATTACGCGGGAAAAGGAAGGCAAGTCGGCCCATATCGCCTTCCTGGACGCGGGCATGACCTTCGGGGAAATGAGCATGGTGGACGATCTGCCCCGTAGCGCGACGGTTACAGCCGTCGAGGAGACCATGGTGCGGGAAGTCCATCGGGACAACCTCTACGAAAACCTGACCAGCAATCCCGAGACCATGATCAAGCTGCTGAAGGGGATCTTCGAGCGCCTCCGTATCGCCAATACCACCATCGCCCGCTTGAAGGAGGAAATCAAGGCCGCAGGGGGCGAGAAGCCGGCCATCTCCGAGGCGGCGATACCGGAAACCGCCCAGTTCCTATTCCACCGAGGGGCCGGAAAATCCGAGTTCGCCCGCGCCCAGCCGGGAAGCGTGAAATCGGTGCGCATCGAAGGCCTTACGCCCCGCGCCGTCGAGTCCTTAACGGGAAGCCAATCCACCTTCGCGGCCTTGCCCATCAAGGTCGGTCGCAAGACCAACGATCCCATGGTCCACAATCATTTGGAAATCGCCGATCGCGATCCGCTCCAGATCTCCCGGCACCACGTCAGCATCGTCCAGGAGGGCGACAAGGTTGGGGTGCTGGATCGGGGGAGCCACCTGGGGGCCTCGGTGGACGATGAACGCATCGGAGGGAAGAGCGAATCGCCCGGCCCCGTCTTCTTCAAAGGCGACGGGGGAGTCTTGGTGTTGGGGACCGACAAGTCGCCGTATCGCTACAAGGTCAGCATCGAACGCTGA
- a CDS encoding FHA domain-containing protein yields MPYIEIISSPANLASNRFLLKEGSNVLGREKGCDIEIADPRISSKHAIILVQGQEAEIIDQNSTNGIYLDDQRVRKAKWRDGATLFIGNTELRLKAGAAVDNTMKTGTSLWGVQETAPGARPLEGRPKSLNNSSFDFNIVEEKKIGGTAADPSQDSFAKRMAVINKMIKSLGLVHSVADLLDRTMTLLFEAVNCDTGYILVTDPANHDAISEHLAYERGVRKQNLEEKLYSRTLVSTVIQKKSGFIFDSDESGEQDQSLSIFQLRIKTALCCPIHSEGQVYGVLYLDNKKRGAKFNGDDLDLAMNIAGISGVAIENLQLSKKLETESLIRDHLKRFCSPNIADKIIAERGSSDFHLQSQKTTVTVLFADIRGFTPLSESLAPLEVAQLLNNYFSEMCGIVFANGGTLDKFIGDCMMVLFNAPVPVADHEYFAVKTALQMRNRLQQKLPEWKAAGIPEFQVGIGVNTGDVVVGSIGTSTRMEYTAIGDTVNISSRVCGIARPNQVLITDSMLEKVKGRFRTVSLGAVQLKGKSRQVFVHEVVDDLVMPKR; encoded by the coding sequence ATGCCCTACATCGAGATCATCAGCAGTCCCGCCAACCTCGCAAGCAATCGCTTTCTTCTGAAAGAGGGCAGCAACGTCTTGGGCCGCGAGAAAGGTTGCGATATCGAGATCGCCGACCCGCGCATATCCTCCAAGCACGCGATCATCCTGGTGCAGGGCCAGGAGGCGGAAATCATCGATCAGAACTCCACCAACGGCATCTACCTGGACGACCAGCGGGTGCGCAAGGCCAAGTGGCGGGACGGCGCGACCCTATTCATTGGTAACACCGAATTGCGCCTGAAGGCCGGCGCCGCGGTGGACAATACCATGAAGACGGGCACTTCGCTTTGGGGCGTGCAGGAGACCGCTCCCGGCGCGCGCCCCCTGGAAGGGCGGCCCAAGTCCCTCAACAATTCCAGCTTCGACTTCAACATCGTGGAGGAAAAGAAAATCGGCGGGACCGCGGCCGATCCCTCCCAGGACAGCTTCGCAAAGCGCATGGCGGTCATCAACAAGATGATCAAATCCCTCGGGTTGGTTCACAGCGTAGCCGACCTTTTGGATCGCACCATGACTTTGCTCTTCGAGGCAGTGAATTGCGATACCGGCTACATACTGGTGACCGATCCGGCCAACCACGACGCCATCAGCGAGCACTTGGCGTACGAGCGGGGCGTGCGCAAGCAGAACCTGGAGGAGAAGCTATACAGCCGCACCCTGGTCTCCACGGTGATCCAGAAGAAGTCGGGCTTCATCTTCGACAGCGACGAGAGCGGCGAGCAGGATCAGAGTCTCTCCATATTCCAGTTGCGCATCAAGACGGCCTTATGCTGCCCCATCCATTCCGAAGGGCAGGTGTATGGCGTCCTGTACCTCGACAACAAGAAGCGCGGCGCCAAGTTCAACGGCGACGACCTCGATCTGGCCATGAACATCGCCGGCATCTCGGGCGTGGCCATCGAAAACCTGCAGCTCTCGAAGAAGCTGGAAACGGAATCGCTGATCCGCGATCACTTGAAGCGCTTCTGTTCGCCCAACATCGCCGATAAAATCATCGCCGAGCGCGGCAGCAGCGATTTCCACCTGCAATCGCAAAAGACCACGGTCACCGTGCTCTTCGCCGACATCCGCGGCTTCACCCCGCTCTCCGAATCCCTGGCGCCGCTCGAAGTCGCGCAATTGCTCAACAACTACTTCTCCGAAATGTGCGGCATCGTATTCGCGAACGGCGGCACGCTGGACAAGTTCATCGGCGATTGCATGATGGTGCTCTTCAACGCCCCCGTGCCGGTGGCCGACCACGAGTATTTCGCGGTGAAGACGGCCCTGCAAATGCGCAACCGCCTGCAGCAGAAGCTGCCCGAATGGAAAGCCGCGGGCATTCCCGAATTCCAGGTCGGCATCGGCGTGAACACCGGGGATGTGGTGGTGGGCAGCATCGGCACCAGCACCCGCATGGAATACACCGCCATCGGCGACACCGTGAACATCTCCTCGCGCGTATGCGGCATCGCCCGGCCCAACCAGGTCCTCATCACCGACAGCATGCTGGAGAAGGTGAAAGGCCGCTTCCGTACCGTAAGCCTGGGGGCCGTCCAGCTCAAAGGCAAATCGCGCCAGGTTTTCGTCCACGAAGTGGTGGACGATCTGGTGATGCCCAAGCGTTAA
- a CDS encoding ATP-binding domain-containing protein encodes MLFLNPGSDSITSRTPFDPARHPGRELATPRRAAYADAIASLCALPDVADARLQPLLGEAFAYVDQARILTFTRVGWHGSVALNRKIGEMLRRRWEELGDGPPRGGGPPGGASPKSGGAPGRGSSSSSPSAPGETFPGAPLLITENDPARGLFNGDVGLHLRMAGRDLAWFRRGEGFQFHPVAFLPRHELAFAMTIHKSQGSEYDQILLVLPESGNRLLFKETLYTAITRARHFAGIYGPVEVFREAIARKVIRESGLAEYLVPAPRPS; translated from the coding sequence ATGCTCTTCTTGAATCCTGGATCGGATTCCATTACCTCGCGCACCCCCTTTGATCCGGCGCGCCATCCCGGGCGGGAATTGGCAACCCCGCGCCGCGCCGCCTACGCCGATGCCATCGCCTCGCTCTGCGCGCTTCCCGATGTCGCGGACGCCCGCTTGCAGCCACTATTGGGGGAGGCCTTCGCCTACGTGGATCAGGCGCGTATCCTCACTTTCACCCGCGTCGGATGGCATGGTTCCGTCGCGCTCAACCGGAAAATCGGGGAGATGTTACGGCGCCGATGGGAAGAACTGGGAGACGGCCCGCCTAGGGGCGGTGGCCCGCCGGGTGGCGCGAGCCCTAAATCCGGCGGCGCTCCGGGCCGCGGAAGCTCGTCCAGTAGCCCTAGCGCTCCCGGCGAAACGTTCCCGGGCGCGCCATTGCTGATCACCGAGAATGATCCGGCACGCGGACTATTCAATGGCGATGTGGGTCTGCATTTGCGCATGGCAGGTCGCGATTTGGCCTGGTTCCGCCGCGGCGAGGGATTCCAATTCCATCCCGTCGCCTTCCTGCCGCGGCACGAGCTCGCATTCGCCATGACCATCCATAAATCCCAGGGTTCGGAATACGATCAGATCCTATTGGTGCTACCGGAAAGCGGCAACCGCCTTCTTTTCAAGGAAACCCTTTATACCGCGATAACCCGCGCGCGCCATTTCGCGGGGATATACGGGCCCGTCGAGGTTTTCCGCGAAGCCATCGCACGCAAGGTCATCCGCGAATCCGGACTGGCCGAATACCTCGTCCCCGCGCCACGACCCAGCTAA
- a CDS encoding fibro-slime domain-containing protein gives MKGPRGNGFVLPLTILLVLGVTAISVGILFNGRMGRMSTINYKNKIRTFMAVDGMVTLLAQELINGNSYKYVDSTRTGRIQGHIWSGMGGNSVANFMAAIPSTPFTDTLSSPYLGSNLNQSNYGLKWTGWLMPPITGAYTFITRSDDESRFYLSTDAEQGHLSASPICSIEPGWVVSWPTTGQAVSGPIGLVAGTRYYFEYYHKQGGGWDVGQLGWSGPEYFAERPISGQYLSQYKTDPEYNGLVQLGGVPVRFRVGPMGLDAFRISAEAVLTRPGNASDTAYRLPLEQMLSLKGPPIPAPPHLFLRVIHHDFLSKIHPEFDMPGAFSLGVFTGMVQPTLSDSTATDAAYFGRAHIPKPLHAANTPNYGCGVNKWFKDWTLDQWDYAYTNPSDCNKTKFNAAGTTYQNVKIYDSLQFDLDESQGPYTYVYSRQGNINTGDPHTAFKGEAEYFPLDWRGQDPAGSGHNFSFCTELHTTFLHQSGLKFEFTGDDDVWAYVDNKLIIDLGGVHASSNAIVSLDDLTGLTYGKTYAFDFFQCERHEFNSTSRIVTNIKMGRPQGAPVTNWHRDYGSMN, from the coding sequence ATGAAGGGACCGCGCGGAAACGGTTTCGTATTGCCCCTGACCATCCTTCTCGTGCTGGGGGTCACCGCCATTTCCGTAGGCATCCTTTTCAACGGGCGCATGGGGCGGATGTCGACCATCAATTACAAGAACAAGATCCGTACCTTCATGGCCGTCGATGGCATGGTAACCTTGCTGGCCCAGGAGCTCATCAACGGGAACTCCTATAAATACGTGGACTCCACGCGCACCGGCCGCATCCAGGGCCATATCTGGTCGGGGATGGGCGGGAACAGCGTGGCGAATTTCATGGCCGCGATCCCCTCCACCCCGTTCACCGACACCCTTTCCTCCCCCTATCTCGGATCGAATCTGAATCAGTCGAATTACGGCTTGAAATGGACCGGATGGCTCATGCCTCCGATTACGGGCGCCTACACCTTCATCACCCGCTCGGACGACGAGTCCCGCTTCTACCTCAGCACCGACGCGGAACAGGGCCATCTTTCCGCCAGCCCTATTTGCAGCATCGAACCGGGCTGGGTGGTCAGCTGGCCCACAACCGGGCAAGCGGTTTCCGGCCCCATCGGATTGGTCGCTGGGACTCGGTATTATTTCGAATACTACCACAAGCAAGGCGGCGGCTGGGACGTGGGCCAGTTGGGCTGGAGCGGCCCGGAATATTTCGCCGAGCGCCCCATATCCGGGCAATACCTCAGCCAATACAAGACCGATCCCGAGTACAATGGTTTGGTCCAATTGGGCGGGGTTCCCGTGCGCTTCCGGGTGGGGCCCATGGGATTGGACGCCTTCCGCATCTCCGCCGAGGCGGTGCTGACGCGCCCCGGGAATGCCAGCGATACGGCCTACCGCCTTCCCTTGGAGCAAATGCTATCCCTCAAGGGCCCGCCCATCCCGGCCCCGCCGCATCTGTTCCTCCGCGTCATCCATCACGATTTCCTATCCAAGATCCATCCCGAATTCGATATGCCGGGCGCCTTCAGCCTCGGAGTCTTTACGGGGATGGTGCAGCCGACCTTGAGCGACTCCACCGCCACGGACGCGGCCTATTTCGGGCGCGCGCATATCCCCAAACCCCTCCATGCCGCGAATACCCCGAACTATGGCTGCGGCGTGAACAAATGGTTCAAGGACTGGACCCTCGATCAGTGGGACTACGCGTATACGAATCCCTCGGATTGCAATAAAACCAAGTTCAACGCGGCAGGAACTACTTATCAGAACGTGAAAATCTACGATTCGCTGCAATTCGATCTGGACGAAAGCCAAGGACCGTACACCTACGTGTACAGCCGCCAAGGCAATATTAACACCGGCGATCCGCATACGGCCTTTAAAGGCGAGGCCGAGTATTTCCCCCTCGACTGGCGGGGCCAAGATCCGGCGGGCTCAGGGCATAACTTCTCTTTTTGTACCGAGTTGCATACCACCTTTTTGCATCAATCGGGCCTCAAATTCGAATTCACCGGCGATGACGACGTATGGGCCTACGTCGATAACAAACTGATCATCGATTTGGGAGGCGTCCACGCATCTTCCAACGCCATCGTGAGCCTGGATGATTTGACGGGACTCACCTATGGGAAAACCTATGCCTTCGATTTCTTCCAATGCGAAAGGCATGAATTCAATTCGACGAGCCGGATCGTGACCAATATCAAGATGGGCCGGCCCCAGGGCGCGCCGGTGACCAACTGGCATCGCGATTACGGTTCGATGAATTGA
- a CDS encoding fibro-slime domain-containing protein, translated as MRKFRENGFVLPMTIFLILGVTAISIGMLFNGKMGRMSAINYKNKIRTFMASDGMVTLLAQELINGKAYKYVDSTRTGRIRGEIWTGIAGGSVSNFEKLTKTTPYSDTLSSPYLGSSLEQFNFGLKWTGWVIPPLSGSYTFITRSDDESHFYLSSDDDPKHLGVKPICRIEPGWVTAWPSSGSGVSAPVSLEAGKRYYFEYYHKQGGGWTVGQVGWNGPEFFAERPITGQYLSEYRTDPVYNSSTLVGTVPVRYRVAPIGMDAYRITSEAILMRPGHPTDTAYRQNLVQSLSLQGVAVQPPKQSNLPVIYHDFPSVGHPEFDMPVYAYGVKKDMVQSTLSDSTVADAGYFGRTHIPKPVRNIPSANYGCGVNKWFKDWTFDPLDYQYSTATDCNKTKANPAGDTYKNVKIYDSLQFDLDASQGPYTYVFSRMGNLPTGDPLTSFRGEQEFFPLDSHWHDPIASPHNYSFCMEMHTTFLYQSGLIFEFTGDDDVWTFINNKLVIDLGGIHSSTNSILNLDDLNWLSYGQTYAFDFFQCERHEFSSTSRIVTNLKMGRPHGAPVSNWHRDYGMLN; from the coding sequence ATGCGGAAATTCCGTGAGAACGGTTTCGTTCTTCCTATGACGATCTTCCTGATTTTGGGGGTGACGGCCATCTCCATCGGAATGTTATTCAACGGGAAAATGGGCCGCATGTCGGCCATCAACTACAAGAACAAGATCCGGACCTTCATGGCCTCCGACGGCATGGTGACACTTCTGGCCCAGGAACTGATCAACGGGAAGGCCTACAAATACGTGGACTCCACCCGCACCGGCCGTATCCGCGGGGAGATCTGGACCGGGATCGCGGGAGGCAGCGTGTCCAACTTCGAGAAATTGACGAAGACGACGCCTTACAGCGATACCCTCTCTTCGCCTTATCTGGGCTCCAGCCTGGAACAATTCAATTTCGGGCTGAAATGGACGGGGTGGGTCATACCCCCTCTCTCCGGGTCCTATACCTTCATTACCCGTTCGGATGACGAATCCCACTTCTACTTGAGCTCCGACGATGATCCGAAGCATCTGGGCGTCAAACCGATTTGCAGGATAGAACCCGGTTGGGTGACGGCTTGGCCATCCTCCGGCTCGGGGGTTTCAGCGCCCGTCTCGCTGGAGGCCGGCAAGCGGTACTACTTCGAATATTACCATAAGCAAGGCGGAGGCTGGACCGTAGGGCAGGTGGGATGGAACGGGCCCGAATTCTTCGCCGAACGGCCCATTACCGGGCAATACCTGAGCGAATACAGGACCGATCCGGTTTACAACTCGAGCACCTTGGTGGGGACCGTGCCGGTGCGTTACCGCGTGGCCCCGATTGGGATGGATGCCTACCGCATCACCTCGGAAGCCATCCTCATGCGGCCCGGGCACCCGACCGATACCGCTTACCGCCAGAACCTGGTGCAGTCCCTATCCTTGCAAGGCGTAGCCGTACAGCCGCCCAAGCAATCGAACCTGCCCGTCATCTACCACGATTTCCCCTCCGTCGGGCATCCCGAATTCGACATGCCGGTATATGCTTATGGCGTTAAGAAGGACATGGTGCAATCCACCCTCTCCGATTCCACCGTCGCGGACGCGGGCTATTTCGGCAGGACGCATATCCCCAAACCCGTGCGCAATATCCCCTCCGCCAATTACGGTTGCGGCGTGAACAAGTGGTTCAAGGACTGGACCTTCGATCCATTGGATTACCAATACTCGACGGCGACGGATTGCAATAAGACCAAGGCGAACCCCGCCGGGGATACCTACAAGAATGTGAAGATCTACGATTCCTTGCAATTTGATCTTGATGCGTCCCAAGGGCCTTACACCTATGTCTTCAGCCGCATGGGCAACTTGCCTACCGGCGATCCCCTCACATCCTTCCGCGGCGAACAGGAATTCTTCCCTCTCGACTCGCACTGGCATGACCCCATAGCCTCTCCTCACAATTACTCCTTCTGCATGGAGATGCATACCACCTTCCTGTACCAGTCGGGCCTGATATTCGAGTTCACCGGCGACGATGACGTTTGGACCTTCATCAACAATAAACTCGTCATCGATCTGGGAGGCATTCACAGCTCCACCAACTCCATCCTGAATCTCGATGATCTGAACTGGCTCTCGTATGGGCAAACCTATGCCTTCGATTTCTTCCAATGCGAGCGGCATGAATTCAGTTCTACGTCCCGCATCGTCACCAATCTCAAGATGGGGCGTCCGCACGGCGCGCCGGTTTCCAACTGGCACCGCGACTACGGAATGTTGAATTGA
- a CDS encoding AAA family ATPase: MNGGSWQKLQAYALEHGALDEIDRILIGTLAAKARREEDFAFHIVLACLVAAVRSGGLRIPISGRGLELRLDEWLRALYSAAARAEGAAPDPASFPEPRGLALRMAEDFTASRLEGRYDAVLGRIDPATGRAPPFLPLIHSGDGLYFQRHHAAEALAGARLRRLLDAPDLPFTPAETERTLETVLERRPLRSGPAADAAPMAFVGAQRAAMVMALHKRFTVISGGPGTGKTSLAANLLRAWVRLWDVRTPRPPRIRLAAPTGRAAQRLSESIKRSLGTLLGPAEGPEAEADDFVGRLPCSTLHALLRYQPATGDYFHHAHRPLPADLVLVDEVSMVDIFLLARLLDALEEGACLVLMGDMDQLPSVEAGSVLADLAPAGAAGNPLRDHLAILDRSHRSDASILAAARGINAMDAEAALATMPPPLPIPNSPSSSPSSASSSSPWPVAFREAGKTLCQGGGCRFVIPPAPLRGGNDPWRGGLDALLESWIGFHYLAHPL; the protein is encoded by the coding sequence ATGAACGGCGGATCGTGGCAAAAGCTGCAGGCCTACGCCCTGGAGCACGGGGCCTTGGATGAAATCGATCGCATCCTGATCGGCACCCTGGCGGCCAAGGCCCGCCGCGAGGAGGATTTCGCCTTCCACATCGTGCTGGCGTGCCTGGTCGCGGCGGTGCGTTCGGGAGGCCTGCGCATCCCCATCTCCGGCCGCGGTTTGGAACTGCGCCTGGATGAATGGCTACGCGCGCTGTATTCGGCCGCCGCGCGGGCGGAAGGCGCCGCTCCCGATCCCGCATCCTTCCCGGAACCCCGCGGGCTGGCCCTGCGCATGGCGGAAGACTTCACCGCCTCGCGCCTGGAAGGAAGGTACGATGCCGTGCTGGGCCGCATCGATCCGGCCACCGGGCGCGCGCCGCCCTTCCTGCCCTTGATCCATTCGGGGGATGGCTTGTATTTCCAACGGCATCATGCCGCCGAAGCGCTGGCCGGAGCGCGCCTGAGACGCCTTCTGGACGCGCCCGATCTTCCCTTCACCCCCGCCGAAACGGAACGGACCTTGGAGACGGTGCTGGAGCGGCGGCCCTTACGATCGGGGCCTGCGGCCGATGCGGCGCCCATGGCTTTCGTGGGCGCTCAGCGCGCCGCCATGGTTATGGCCTTGCATAAGCGCTTCACCGTGATCTCGGGCGGACCCGGAACCGGCAAGACTTCGCTGGCCGCCAATCTGCTGCGGGCCTGGGTCCGGCTTTGGGACGTACGCACTCCGCGGCCCCCGCGCATCCGACTCGCCGCTCCCACCGGCCGCGCCGCCCAGCGCCTGTCCGAATCGATCAAGCGGAGCCTCGGCACCCTTCTAGGGCCGGCGGAGGGACCGGAGGCGGAGGCCGACGATTTCGTCGGGCGGCTTCCTTGCTCGACCCTGCATGCCTTGCTGCGATATCAACCGGCCACGGGCGATTACTTCCATCATGCCCATCGTCCCTTGCCCGCGGATCTGGTGCTGGTGGACGAAGTTTCCATGGTGGATATCTTCCTGCTGGCGCGGCTGTTGGATGCCCTCGAAGAGGGCGCCTGCCTGGTCCTGATGGGGGATATGGATCAATTGCCCTCGGTGGAAGCCGGATCGGTCCTCGCCGATCTGGCGCCCGCCGGCGCGGCCGGGAATCCGCTGCGGGATCACCTGGCCATCCTGGACCGCAGTCATCGCTCCGATGCGAGCATCCTGGCGGCTGCCCGGGGAATCAACGCCATGGATGCGGAGGCCGCATTGGCTACGATGCCCCCGCCGCTCCCGATCCCGAACTCGCCATCGTCCTCGCCCTCCTCTGCGTCTTCGTCGTCGCCTTGGCCGGTCGCATTCCGCGAAGCGGGGAAAACCCTTTGCCAAGGGGGAGGTTGCCGATTCGTGATCCCTCCGGCCCCCTTACGCGGGGGCAACGACCCCTGGCGCGGAGGCCTGGATGCTCTTCTTGAATCCTGGATCGGATTCCATTACCTCGCGCACCCCCTTTGA